Proteins co-encoded in one Falco rusticolus isolate bFalRus1 chromosome 14, bFalRus1.pri, whole genome shotgun sequence genomic window:
- the BRCC3 gene encoding lys-63-specific deubiquitinase BRCC36, with protein MAVQAVHLEADAFLVCLNHALSTEKEEVMGLCIGEVDTSRIVHIHSVIILRRSDKRKDRVEISPEQLSAASTEAERLAEMTGRPMRVVGWYHSHPHITVWPSHVDVRTQAMYQMMDQGFVGLIFSCFIEDKNTKTGRILYTCFQSIQAQKSSEYERIEIPIHVVPHETIGKVCLESAVELPKILCQEEQDAYRRIHSLTHLDSITKIHNGSVFTKNLCSQMSAISGPLLQWLEDRLEQNKQRVQELQQEKEQLLEELAALE; from the exons ATGGCGGTGCAGGCGGTGCATCTGGAGGCTGACGCCTTCCTGGTGTGCCTCAACCACGCGCTGAGCACCGAGAAGGAGGAGGTCATGGGGCTGTGCATCGGCGAG GTTGACACCAGCCGAATTGTTCATATCCATTCTGTGATCATCCTGCGCCGCTCTGATAAGAGAAAAGACCGCGTGGAAATTTCACCAGAGcagctttcagctgcttctACAGAAGCAGAG AGATTGGCTGAAATGACAGGACGTCCCATGAGAGTCGTGGGCTGGTATCACTCCCATCCTCATATTACTGTCTGGCCATCGCATGTCG ATGTCCGCACACAAGCTATGTATCAGATGATGGACCAAGGTTTTGTAGGACTTATCTTTTCCTGCTTCATTGAGGACAAAAACACAAAG ACAGGCAGGATTCTCTACACCTGTTTCCAGTCCATTCAGGCACAGAAGAGCTCAGA ATATGAAAGGATTGAAATTCCTATTCATGTTGTCCCCCATGAGACCATTGGGAAAGTGTGTCTGGAATCAGCTGTAGAGTTGCCCAAGATCCTTTGCCAAGAAGAGCAAGATGCCTACAGGAGAATTCACAG CCTCACCCATCTAGACTCTATAACCAAGATTCATAATGGCTCAG tgTTCACAAAGAACCTCTGCAGCCAGATGTCTGCCATCAGTGGGCCGCTGCTTCAGTGGCTAGAGGACAGACTAGAGCAGAACAAACAGCgggtgcaggagctgcagcaagagAAGGAGCAGCTCCTGGAGGAACTAGCTGCTTTAGAGTGA